In Candidatus Nitrosarchaeum limnium SFB1, the following proteins share a genomic window:
- a CDS encoding dihydropteroate synthase — MINHVAKLGNVSVGGKNPIRIMGILNTSPESFYKKSIKSTKHQIANTVKQMEIDGANFIDVGGMSTAPYLSTSVSEKTESQRVLDAIKVIQNISNLPISVDTCRANVAKHALEYGVEIINDISGLKYDPKMIDVVRKYQPSLVLCAFDSKRVIGDIPSTKVLLKDSLKLAKTAGISSDKIVLDPAVGFFRKSGKGTFFTKIKSDWLKRDLSIIQNLNSIKMNHPILISVSNKSFIGKILGKENASDRLFGSVAAEVVSVLNGADIIRTHNVTQTKDAITVASKLSKRHKGL, encoded by the coding sequence ATGATAAATCATGTGGCAAAGCTTGGAAATGTGAGCGTAGGAGGAAAAAATCCAATCAGAATCATGGGAATTTTAAACACTAGTCCAGAGTCGTTTTACAAAAAATCAATCAAATCAACAAAACATCAAATTGCAAACACGGTAAAACAAATGGAAATTGATGGAGCAAATTTTATTGATGTTGGAGGTATGTCAACTGCACCGTATCTGTCTACATCTGTATCAGAAAAAACAGAATCACAAAGAGTTCTTGATGCAATTAAAGTAATTCAAAATATTTCAAATCTTCCAATATCCGTAGATACTTGTAGGGCAAATGTTGCAAAACACGCCTTAGAATACGGGGTTGAAATAATCAATGATATTTCTGGATTAAAGTATGATCCTAAAATGATTGATGTGGTAAGAAAATATCAACCATCTCTTGTGTTATGTGCATTTGATTCAAAGAGAGTAATTGGTGATATTCCGTCTACTAAAGTTCTTTTAAAAGATAGTTTAAAACTTGCAAAGACTGCGGGAATTTCATCTGATAAAATAGTTTTAGATCCGGCCGTTGGTTTTTTTCGAAAGTCTGGAAAAGGAACTTTTTTTACAAAAATAAAATCTGATTGGTTAAAGCGAGATCTATCTATCATTCAAAATCTAAATTCAATTAAGATGAACCATCCAATTTTGATCTCCGTTTCAAACAAATCATTTATTGGAAAAATACTTGGAAAAGAAAATGCTTCTGATCGATTATTTGGATCTGTTGCAGCAGAAGTTGTATCTGTTCTTAATGGAGCTGATATAATTCGCACTCATAATGTGACTCAAACAAAGGATGCCATTACAGTTGCATCAAAACTATCTAAAAGACACAAAGGCTTATAA
- a CDS encoding hypothetical protein (hypothetical protein Nmar_1571) gives MISGWNRKYLEIIHEFKYVEKQDIESAIVLDSILRKPVSIKKIKEMIKGKSVFVIGAGPSLSLAIPVLKNFKKELKIVADSAVKVLVENGINPDIIVTDLDGDKESLIKVGKTDSIFVVHAHGDNIARLNLAENFKNYVGTTQTKPFKKIRNFGGFTDGDRAVFLASHFKAKKIILFGMDFGEKIGIYSKTKVNDRNTKLKKLRKAKLLLEWLAKKTRSQLFTTSSPIEGFEKIPYDKINIIIT, from the coding sequence ATGATCTCAGGTTGGAACAGAAAATATTTAGAAATTATTCATGAATTCAAATACGTTGAAAAACAAGATATAGAATCTGCTATAGTTTTAGATTCAATTTTGAGAAAACCAGTATCCATTAAAAAAATAAAAGAAATGATAAAAGGAAAATCGGTGTTTGTAATAGGAGCAGGCCCGTCATTATCTTTGGCAATTCCAGTGCTGAAAAATTTTAAAAAAGAATTAAAAATTGTGGCAGACAGCGCAGTAAAGGTTCTAGTTGAAAACGGAATAAATCCTGACATTATTGTCACTGACTTGGATGGAGATAAAGAATCATTAATTAAAGTTGGAAAAACTGATTCGATTTTTGTTGTGCATGCACATGGAGATAACATAGCCAGACTAAATCTTGCAGAGAATTTTAAAAATTATGTTGGAACAACCCAAACAAAACCATTTAAAAAAATAAGGAATTTTGGAGGGTTTACTGATGGTGATAGGGCAGTTTTTCTTGCAAGTCACTTTAAGGCAAAAAAGATTATTTTGTTTGGTATGGATTTTGGAGAAAAAATAGGAATTTACTCTAAAACAAAAGTAAATGATAGAAACACCAAATTAAAAAAATTAAGAAAAGCCAAATTACTTTTGGAATGGCTAGCAAAAAAAACAAGATCGCAGTTATTTACAACATCAAGCCCAATTGAGGGGTTTGAAAAAATTCCCTATGATAAAATAAATATCATAATTACCTAG
- a CDS encoding hypothetical protein (hypothetical protein Nmar_1572) codes for MKFSEEQIRDTVAIRDNLVKQIEKHQKAIELLEKNITILDLVLKESSFTKASAITKNIELPAKISEKPEKNLIPITSGSDGKVIANAYITPDQVSIILEDTIGINADTPPFKSFFIDRIIGEMKRKDSAEAETGKIQKESVIDYIINKNGSDIREIIIKNYRQKERINEIINTAGWSLTRMLENIKK; via the coding sequence ATGAAATTCTCTGAAGAACAAATACGAGATACTGTTGCTATTAGAGATAATTTAGTTAAACAAATAGAAAAGCATCAAAAAGCCATAGAACTATTAGAAAAAAACATTACAATTTTAGATCTGGTGTTAAAAGAATCTAGTTTCACTAAAGCCTCAGCCATTACAAAAAATATAGAGTTGCCTGCAAAGATCAGTGAAAAGCCGGAAAAAAATTTAATCCCCATAACAAGTGGTAGCGACGGTAAAGTCATTGCAAATGCATACATCACACCAGATCAAGTTTCAATAATTTTAGAAGATACCATAGGAATTAACGCAGATACTCCTCCTTTCAAATCATTTTTTATAGATAGAATCATTGGAGAAATGAAGAGAAAAGACTCTGCAGAGGCAGAAACAGGAAAAATCCAAAAAGAGTCTGTCATTGATTACATAATTAACAAAAACGGTTCAGACATTAGAGAGATAATCATCAAAAATTACAGGCAAAAAGAGAGAATAAATGAGATAATCAATACTGCAGGGTGGTCACTTACACGAATGCTTGAAAACATCAAAAAGTGA
- a CDS encoding bifunctional GMP synthase/glutamine amidotransferase protein gives MDKILVLDFGSQYSHLICRRIREFSVYAELVPFDISLEELQKHNPKGIIFSGGPSSVYNSNAPVPENKIFDMKLPLLGICYGHQLIVNKFGGKVKRANKEYGSSLLTIDNNENLLSGIGKSVRAWMSHGDEAEQIPPGFKVIGHTESAKAAAIASEEKSIYGIQFHPEVVHTEQGTEILKNFVLKVCGAKQDWTMEGFIDSAVEKISKIEGNVLCGVSGGIDSTVAALLIHKAIGDRQKCVFVNNGLLRLNEEKEIEEMFKNNFNVNFTSVDAVQVFLSKLKGVEDPEKKRMIVGEEFIHVFTKFAKENGPFKWLAQGTLYPDVIESGVSKGPAAVIKSHHNVGGLPDWLDLQILEPLRELYKDEVRKIAKILGVPEKLYMRHPFPGPGLAVRIIGEITPAKLQIAKVASKIVEDELLVAGIYGNVWQAYAAVGDDKAVGVVGDERKYGNIVMIRVVDSIDAMTADWTRLPHELLEKISNRITNEVEDVTWVTYAISSKPPATIEPQ, from the coding sequence ATGGACAAGATACTAGTTTTAGATTTTGGCTCACAGTATAGCCACTTGATTTGTAGAAGAATCAGAGAGTTTTCAGTGTATGCAGAGCTTGTTCCTTTTGATATTAGCTTGGAAGAATTGCAAAAACACAATCCAAAAGGGATTATTTTTTCTGGCGGTCCATCAAGTGTGTATAATTCAAATGCACCAGTTCCAGAAAACAAGATTTTTGATATGAAATTGCCTTTACTTGGAATATGTTATGGGCATCAACTAATTGTAAATAAATTTGGGGGTAAAGTAAAAAGAGCAAACAAGGAATATGGTTCATCATTACTAACAATTGACAATAATGAGAATCTTTTGAGTGGAATTGGAAAATCAGTTAGAGCGTGGATGAGTCATGGTGATGAGGCAGAACAAATTCCGCCTGGATTCAAAGTAATAGGACATACAGAAAGCGCAAAGGCAGCAGCCATTGCTTCAGAAGAAAAATCAATTTATGGAATTCAGTTTCATCCTGAAGTAGTTCACACAGAACAAGGAACCGAGATTCTCAAAAATTTTGTCCTAAAAGTTTGTGGTGCAAAACAAGACTGGACCATGGAGGGATTTATCGACAGTGCTGTTGAAAAGATTTCAAAGATTGAGGGTAATGTATTATGTGGTGTGAGTGGAGGTATAGACTCTACAGTAGCTGCCTTGCTTATTCACAAGGCAATTGGGGATAGACAGAAATGTGTTTTTGTAAATAACGGTCTTTTGCGATTAAATGAGGAAAAAGAAATCGAAGAGATGTTTAAAAATAATTTCAATGTAAATTTTACATCAGTTGATGCTGTCCAAGTGTTTTTGTCCAAATTAAAAGGGGTAGAAGATCCTGAGAAAAAAAGAATGATAGTAGGTGAAGAATTTATTCATGTTTTTACTAAATTTGCAAAAGAAAATGGCCCTTTCAAGTGGCTTGCACAAGGCACATTATATCCTGATGTAATAGAAAGTGGTGTTTCAAAAGGCCCAGCTGCAGTAATTAAATCACATCACAATGTAGGTGGACTACCTGATTGGCTTGATTTGCAAATATTAGAGCCATTACGTGAATTATATAAAGATGAAGTAAGAAAAATAGCTAAAATTCTAGGCGTACCAGAAAAACTTTACATGCGACATCCATTTCCAGGACCTGGGCTTGCTGTAAGAATTATTGGTGAAATAACACCGGCAAAGCTGCAGATCGCAAAGGTGGCAAGCAAAATTGTAGAAGATGAGCTTTTGGTAGCAGGGATTTATGGTAATGTATGGCAAGCATATGCTGCAGTGGGTGATGATAAGGCGGTAGGAGTGGTAGGTGATGAAAGAAAATATGGAAATATAGTTATGATTAGAGTGGTTGATTCCATTGATGCAATGACTGCAGATTGGACAAGACTACCACATGAATTACTAGAGAAAATAAGCAACA